The Pelotomaculum schinkii genome includes a window with the following:
- a CDS encoding nitroreductase family protein, producing MDALKAIELRKSTRSYQPKPVEADKIEQLIAAANNAPKAGTLHISVVENTDVLKELNDATLIAMKNSGVEFLMSRAALEGYQPLYGAPVLFLLTAPKDAPYNTATASCAAANITIAATALALGSCYVISPLLGLDGKSELSGKIGIPEGFSPVCGVLVGYSAGEAFSTPKPAAYSVNYCK from the coding sequence ATGGATGCATTAAAAGCAATTGAATTGAGAAAAAGCACGCGAAGCTATCAGCCAAAACCTGTAGAAGCCGACAAGATTGAGCAGCTTATCGCGGCAGCAAATAATGCTCCAAAGGCAGGTACGCTCCATATTTCTGTAGTCGAAAATACAGATGTACTGAAAGAATTAAATGATGCGACATTGATTGCCATGAAGAACTCCGGCGTCGAATTTTTGATGAGTCGCGCTGCTCTCGAAGGATATCAGCCGCTATATGGCGCCCCTGTGTTGTTCTTGTTAACAGCTCCTAAGGATGCTCCATACAATACAGCCACCGCCTCATGTGCGGCGGCCAATATCACAATTGCCGCAACAGCCCTTGCGCTTGGTTCGTGTTATGTGATTTCTCCTTTGCTTGGTCTTGATGGCAAGAGTGAACTTAGTGGGAAAATAGGTATTCCCGAAGGGTTCTCTCCTGTTTGCGGTGTTCTGGTGGGCTATTCCGCCGGTGAAGCATTTTCAACACCCAAACCAGCCGCATATAGTGTAAATTATTGCAAATAG
- a CDS encoding FtsX-like permease family protein — protein sequence MGVLSRKLWRTIRSTRGQFLAVVAVVTIGIAVYIGMSTAYYNLNRSQSLFYQENNFADYFFQVVRAPQEVTRQVESIPGVMKATGRIQKDVPILKEDHQRATARLISYPLPMDTEVNRLQVQTGRLFDQYPESGGIEALVDPQYFNANRLSFNDTVSIVAEGKQVFLTVVGTAISPETIVTMKDAATMMPDPKTFGIIMMPQNQAEQILNLNGEINQVVITLAPGADGKHVAEQVKTLLEPYGNLADYPREDQLSHAILQGELNGLRTLASFMPVIFLGVAALIQFVMLGRMVKAQRQQIGVMKALGYGSGQIMLHYTGYALAVALLGALLGSLLGLGLATVMSQAYALYFNLPQSIGGVNLTAILSGLFLSLGVSLIAGLTASRGVVVIRPAESMRPEPPAGTGRVVFEQWNCLWRRLDPAWKMSLRTINRKRGRFAVTMVGVVFAVGLLVMSLFFNDAIDYMVKKHFYEEQRYDLLVRFDGPVKDHELLNLSRLDGVIKTEPVLEIPVKLYVNGRSEDDLLVGVPQALTLKKLVDDTGKPLPYPEEGILISRSTADKLGARPGDRVELETLLGLGPVRRAEVKITGINRQLVGSGSYISLEQANRILQESGVVSGAMLKVDPGKTAMVEQQLGDMTGVSSISSLRKELANLNQNMDSMVYSLTIMIVFAVLLGFAIVYNSSVISFAERRRELATLRVLGFTTQEISGLLLKENILQSLLGVALGLPFGLYLSKWYVKAASTDLYTIPVIIYPQTYLFSALGGVCFIMVAHFLAVRGVKQIDMVEVLKNTD from the coding sequence ATGGGTGTACTGAGCAGGAAACTGTGGCGTACCATCCGCAGCACCAGGGGGCAGTTCCTGGCCGTTGTGGCGGTGGTAACCATAGGCATCGCTGTTTATATCGGCATGTCCACCGCCTACTATAACCTTAACCGCTCACAGAGCCTTTTTTATCAGGAAAACAATTTTGCGGACTATTTTTTCCAGGTGGTCAGGGCGCCCCAGGAGGTTACCAGGCAAGTCGAATCTATTCCCGGGGTTATGAAGGCCACCGGTCGTATTCAAAAAGATGTGCCGATCCTGAAGGAGGACCACCAGAGGGCCACCGCCCGCCTGATTAGCTACCCCTTGCCCATGGATACGGAGGTCAACCGCCTGCAGGTACAGACGGGCCGCCTGTTTGATCAATACCCTGAGAGCGGCGGCATCGAAGCCCTGGTTGATCCCCAGTACTTTAACGCCAACCGGCTCTCCTTTAACGATACGGTGAGCATTGTGGCCGAAGGAAAGCAGGTATTTCTGACCGTGGTGGGGACGGCAATAAGCCCCGAGACGATTGTCACCATGAAAGACGCGGCCACCATGATGCCTGATCCGAAAACGTTCGGGATCATCATGATGCCGCAGAACCAGGCCGAACAGATTCTTAACTTGAACGGTGAAATCAACCAGGTGGTCATAACACTTGCGCCGGGGGCAGACGGCAAACATGTGGCGGAGCAGGTAAAGACCTTGCTTGAGCCTTACGGCAACCTGGCGGACTACCCCCGTGAGGACCAGCTCAGCCACGCCATTCTGCAGGGGGAGCTTAACGGGCTGCGCACCCTGGCCAGCTTTATGCCGGTTATCTTTCTGGGTGTCGCCGCCCTGATCCAGTTTGTCATGCTGGGCCGGATGGTTAAGGCGCAACGCCAGCAGATCGGGGTGATGAAGGCCCTGGGGTACGGCAGCGGGCAGATTATGCTGCACTATACCGGCTACGCCCTGGCGGTAGCCCTTTTGGGAGCGCTATTGGGCAGCCTGTTGGGTCTCGGGCTGGCCACGGTGATGTCGCAGGCTTACGCGCTTTACTTCAACCTGCCGCAATCCATCGGCGGGGTGAACCTGACTGCTATCTTATCGGGCCTGTTTCTCTCTTTGGGAGTGAGCCTTATAGCCGGCCTTACCGCATCCCGCGGGGTGGTGGTGATCAGGCCGGCTGAGTCCATGCGCCCGGAGCCCCCTGCGGGGACCGGCCGGGTCGTGTTCGAGCAGTGGAACTGCTTGTGGCGCAGGCTTGACCCGGCCTGGAAAATGAGCCTTAGGACGATCAACCGCAAGCGGGGGCGCTTTGCAGTGACAATGGTGGGGGTTGTTTTCGCGGTTGGCCTGCTGGTGATGTCATTGTTCTTTAATGATGCAATTGATTATATGGTTAAGAAACACTTTTACGAGGAACAACGCTATGACTTGCTGGTCCGTTTCGATGGGCCGGTCAAGGATCATGAGCTGCTGAACCTGTCCCGTCTGGATGGAGTCATCAAGACAGAACCGGTTTTGGAAATACCGGTGAAGTTATATGTCAACGGCCGCTCGGAAGACGACCTCCTGGTGGGAGTACCGCAGGCGTTGACCTTGAAAAAGCTGGTCGACGACACTGGTAAACCACTGCCATACCCGGAAGAAGGTATCCTGATCAGCCGCAGTACGGCGGACAAGCTGGGCGCACGGCCCGGTGACCGGGTCGAATTGGAAACGCTTCTGGGGTTGGGGCCTGTCAGGCGAGCCGAAGTTAAAATTACAGGGATTAACCGCCAGCTGGTAGGCAGCGGTTCGTACATTTCTTTGGAGCAGGCCAACCGCATCCTGCAAGAAAGCGGGGTGGTTTCCGGGGCCATGTTGAAGGTAGACCCCGGCAAGACGGCCATGGTGGAGCAACAATTGGGAGATATGACCGGTGTTTCATCGATTTCCAGTCTCCGTAAGGAGCTTGCCAATTTAAACCAGAATATGGACAGCATGGTTTATTCCCTTACCATAATGATTGTTTTCGCTGTGTTGTTGGGTTTTGCCATTGTCTACAACTCTTCGGTAATCAGCTTTGCCGAGCGCAGAAGAGAACTCGCCACGCTCAGGGTGTTAGGTTTTACCACGCAAGAGATATCCGGTTTGCTGTTGAAAGAGAATATCCTGCAGTCGCTCCTGGGAGTAGCCCTGGGTTTGCCTTTCGGGCTTTATCTGAGCAAGTGGTACGTTAAGGCCGCCAGCACCGACCTTTACACCATACCGGTGATCATCTATCCTCAGACCTACCTTTTTTCCGCTCTGGGCGGTGTCTGTTTTATTATGGTTGCCCATTTCCTGGCGGTACGCGGAGTCAAACAGATTGACATGGTGGAAGTTTTAAAGAACACAGATTAG
- a CDS encoding efflux RND transporter periplasmic adaptor subunit, which translates to MKRKRRIYVWGGIALAVLTVAAQLLMRGGQEVAAVKVQTGSVNRTVTDSGYVQPASDFNIHATQTARVTQVVAEAGQPVKQGETLVVLENLDLSLQISDTQSQIAQAGSTAAGARAAVERLNLELKDASDNLDRVQELFKGGAVSRADYDKAVLLVETCRQNLNEQSSKLDSALAQEAGLRQTLSQLSAKEGQLVVKSPTDGMVLNLPVKQEEVVSSGALLAVLAAAGQLEVKADILSDDLGEVRVGQKVSITAPVLGGKKLAGEVKKIYPSAEEKESALGVIQRRVPVIITLPDPDVLKPGYEVRVAIETLTREDVLVLPREAVRTTGDGHKEVMVVTQGQVQRRTVQTGLSDQENIEITGGLESGEMIVRDGGLDLKEKAKVKPVEKS; encoded by the coding sequence ATGAAGCGGAAAAGAAGGATTTATGTGTGGGGCGGTATTGCTCTGGCCGTGCTTACGGTTGCAGCTCAGTTGTTGATGCGGGGAGGGCAAGAAGTAGCAGCGGTTAAGGTCCAGACCGGCAGCGTCAACCGTACCGTGACTGACAGCGGCTACGTGCAGCCTGCTTCAGACTTCAACATCCACGCTACGCAGACTGCCAGGGTAACGCAGGTGGTGGCAGAGGCCGGCCAGCCGGTAAAACAGGGGGAGACTCTGGTGGTGCTGGAAAACCTGGACCTTTCCCTGCAGATCAGCGATACGCAGTCACAGATAGCGCAGGCCGGAAGCACGGCAGCCGGGGCGCGGGCGGCTGTGGAGAGGCTAAACCTTGAACTGAAAGACGCCAGTGATAACTTGGACCGGGTTCAGGAGCTGTTCAAGGGCGGCGCCGTATCCCGCGCCGATTATGACAAGGCTGTACTGTTGGTGGAAACCTGCCGCCAGAATTTAAATGAGCAAAGCAGCAAACTGGACAGCGCTTTGGCCCAGGAGGCCGGGCTCAGGCAGACGTTGAGTCAGCTGTCCGCCAAGGAAGGCCAGTTGGTGGTGAAAAGCCCCACCGACGGCATGGTGCTTAATCTCCCGGTCAAGCAGGAAGAGGTGGTCAGTTCAGGCGCGCTGCTGGCCGTGCTGGCTGCCGCAGGCCAACTGGAGGTGAAGGCCGACATTCTCAGTGACGACCTGGGCGAGGTGCGAGTGGGCCAAAAAGTATCAATAACCGCGCCGGTACTGGGTGGGAAAAAGCTTGCCGGCGAAGTAAAGAAAATCTATCCCAGTGCGGAGGAAAAGGAGTCCGCCCTGGGTGTTATTCAGCGACGCGTGCCGGTAATCATTACCCTGCCCGACCCGGATGTTTTAAAGCCTGGTTATGAGGTAAGGGTGGCCATCGAAACCCTGACCCGCGAGGATGTACTGGTGCTGCCCCGGGAAGCGGTACGTACCACGGGAGACGGCCATAAGGAAGTGATGGTGGTGACGCAGGGCCAGGTGCAGCGCCGCACCGTGCAAACCGGGCTGAGCGACCAGGAGAACATAGAAATTACCGGCGGCCTGGAGTCCGGAGAAATGATTGTCAGGGACGGTGGCCTTGATTTAAAGGAAAAAGCCAAGGTTAAACCCGTGGAGAAGTCCTAA
- a CDS encoding DUF3892 domain-containing protein, with product MEMRIEKVRKNNEGDITDVMMNGNIYSIDQAIMLAQDGLIEGVNVARARSGREYLRSNPDETAENNLDNLPQF from the coding sequence ATGGAAATGAGAATTGAGAAAGTAAGAAAGAATAACGAAGGCGACATCACCGATGTAATGATGAACGGCAACATTTACAGTATCGACCAGGCCATTATGCTGGCCCAGGACGGACTTATCGAAGGGGTGAACGTAGCCAGGGCAAGGAGCGGCCGGGAATACCTTAGGAGCAACCCTGATGAAACCGCAGAGAACAATCTGGACAACCTGCCGCAGTTTTAA
- a CDS encoding IS91 family transposase: protein MEANGREQIETIKIKQIFADHWEEFKKTNLQKIPKDLVESVIESVEKMLKCGDPRYGYAKYICPECGKHQRVVGFSCKSRFCNRCGKIYIDNWVNKQVERIIDVGHRHTVFSIPQELRGKFYWHRELLKDLSDGVAEVIQYWYRNKSKKMGYEVGIITTIHTFGRNLGFNPHVHALVTEGAIDKFKNWKDVGYIPYNYLRKSWQKVMLGIIQKRFGREPGIKKLINELYRRYPKGFYVHAKNRMRDAKGAAEYIGRYLARPAIAESRIIGYDGEKVKFWYIDHRDEQRKEEELHALEFIGKLIMHIPKKHFKMVRRYGIYRRDLNKLAQKIVGLYKYLKTRIKSKLKPAAAKKQTWKERLIQSFGKNPLKCPSCKCEMELWVIWHPRYGYIYDAIADMKKECVVEDGGQNRRNMGRRCNSISGRPRGQGTSQVSLSELWV, encoded by the coding sequence ATGGAAGCAAATGGTAGAGAGCAGATAGAGACAATTAAAATCAAGCAGATCTTTGCTGACCACTGGGAAGAATTTAAAAAAACTAATTTGCAAAAGATTCCCAAAGATCTAGTTGAGAGTGTCATAGAATCTGTTGAAAAGATGTTAAAGTGTGGTGACCCACGGTACGGCTATGCTAAGTATATTTGCCCGGAATGTGGCAAGCATCAAAGGGTTGTAGGATTTTCATGTAAGAGCCGGTTTTGTAATCGATGCGGTAAGATTTATATAGATAATTGGGTAAACAAACAGGTTGAAAGGATTATAGATGTAGGGCATCGCCACACGGTGTTTTCTATTCCCCAAGAATTAAGGGGTAAGTTTTATTGGCATAGAGAACTGCTAAAAGATCTGAGCGACGGAGTTGCAGAGGTAATTCAATACTGGTACAGGAACAAGTCCAAAAAAATGGGTTATGAAGTTGGTATAATTACAACAATTCATACCTTTGGACGTAATTTAGGTTTTAATCCTCACGTTCATGCCTTGGTAACGGAAGGTGCAATAGATAAGTTTAAGAATTGGAAAGACGTGGGGTATATTCCTTACAATTACTTAAGGAAAAGCTGGCAGAAAGTAATGCTGGGAATTATTCAAAAGAGATTTGGACGTGAGCCGGGGATAAAGAAGCTAATAAATGAATTATACCGTAGATATCCAAAAGGTTTTTACGTACATGCTAAAAATAGGATGAGAGATGCCAAGGGAGCGGCGGAATATATAGGCCGGTATTTAGCCCGGCCAGCAATAGCAGAGTCTAGAATAATTGGCTATGATGGTGAGAAGGTAAAGTTTTGGTATATTGATCATAGGGATGAACAAAGGAAAGAGGAAGAGCTGCATGCTCTCGAATTTATTGGGAAACTGATTATGCATATACCTAAAAAGCATTTCAAGATGGTCAGGCGATATGGCATTTACCGTCGTGATCTTAACAAATTGGCTCAAAAAATAGTAGGGCTTTATAAATACCTGAAAACGAGAATAAAAAGTAAGCTGAAGCCGGCCGCGGCAAAAAAACAGACGTGGAAAGAACGATTGATACAAAGTTTTGGTAAGAATCCCCTTAAGTGTCCAAGTTGCAAATGTGAGATGGAACTCTGGGTGATTTGGCATCCCCGTTATGGCTACATTTATGATGCCATTGCTGATATGAAGAAGGAGTGTGTTGTGGAGGATGGCGGGCAAAACAGACGAAATATGGGACGAAGATGTAATTCCATTTCAGGACGGCCCAGAGGACAGGGAACATCACAGGTATCGTTGTCAGAGTTGTGGGTTTAG
- a CDS encoding MFS transporter codes for MDENTSLRKHTLISAIMASFLTPFMGSAVNLAIPNIGLEFDAGATLLSWTVSSYLLITAALLLPFGRLADMVGRKKVFVTGLAVFTLGSLLSAAAWSIESLIVFRLLQGSGGAMIFGTSMAILTSVFPPQERGKALGYNLAAVYTGLSLGPVLGGVLNHQMGWRSIYYFIVLLGAAAFVVTLTKLKGEWLGAAGERFDSTGTVLYIVGLVAVLYGFSTIATSVWAKYILVLGLVLMVLFVRHEIRAQHPILNMKLFKNVGFAFSNLAALINYSATFAVGFLLSLHLQVVMGINSQTAGLILLAQPVIMALLSPFTGRLSDRVEPRVVASWGMGLTTLGLFILVFISRSTPVWLIILNLALLGTGFALFSSPNSNAIMGSVEKRFYGVASSTLGTMRLVGQAVSMAVATLFIDLYVGTAGLSPAYADQIVASVKVSFMVFAVTCLFGIYASLARGEINTGAERG; via the coding sequence ATGGATGAAAACACGTCACTTCGTAAACACACATTAATTTCAGCCATAATGGCTTCCTTTTTAACTCCATTTATGGGCAGCGCCGTCAACCTAGCCATTCCCAACATTGGCCTGGAATTTGACGCCGGCGCCACTCTGCTCAGCTGGACGGTCAGCAGCTACCTGCTGATCACGGCCGCCCTGCTGTTGCCCTTCGGGCGATTGGCGGATATGGTGGGAAGAAAAAAAGTATTTGTTACCGGTCTGGCCGTTTTTACCCTGGGCTCCCTGTTGTCCGCTGCCGCCTGGTCGATTGAGTCGCTGATAGTGTTCAGGTTGCTGCAGGGGAGCGGAGGAGCGATGATTTTCGGGACCAGCATGGCCATCCTCACTTCAGTTTTTCCGCCGCAGGAGAGGGGCAAGGCGCTTGGTTACAACCTGGCTGCGGTCTATACGGGCCTTTCATTAGGTCCTGTTCTGGGCGGGGTATTAAACCACCAGATGGGGTGGCGGTCTATCTATTATTTTATTGTTTTGCTGGGAGCGGCCGCTTTTGTGGTTACCTTGACCAAACTTAAGGGCGAGTGGCTGGGCGCGGCAGGGGAACGTTTTGACTCGACCGGTACGGTCCTCTACATAGTCGGGCTGGTTGCCGTACTATACGGTTTCTCCACCATAGCCACGTCCGTCTGGGCCAAGTATATCCTGGTCCTGGGACTGGTTTTGATGGTCCTTTTTGTACGCCACGAGATCAGAGCGCAGCACCCTATTTTAAATATGAAACTTTTCAAAAATGTGGGCTTTGCCTTTTCCAACCTGGCGGCCCTGATCAACTACAGCGCCACCTTTGCGGTGGGTTTCCTGCTATCCCTGCATCTACAGGTGGTAATGGGGATTAACTCTCAGACAGCCGGGCTGATCCTGCTGGCGCAGCCTGTCATCATGGCTCTGCTCTCGCCGTTTACCGGCAGGCTTTCGGACCGGGTCGAACCACGGGTGGTAGCTTCCTGGGGCATGGGCCTGACCACCCTGGGGCTGTTCATCCTTGTCTTCATCAGCAGGAGCACGCCGGTTTGGCTGATTATCCTCAACCTGGCCTTACTCGGAACAGGCTTTGCCCTGTTTTCCTCCCCGAACAGCAATGCCATTATGGGTTCGGTTGAAAAAAGGTTTTACGGTGTGGCCTCCTCCACCCTGGGCACCATGCGGCTCGTCGGGCAGGCCGTGAGTATGGCCGTGGCCACCCTGTTCATTGACCTCTATGTAGGTACAGCCGGGCTGAGCCCGGCTTACGCCGATCAGATCGTTGCCAGCGTGAAAGTTTCTTTCATGGTATTTGCCGTCACGTGCTTGTTCGGCATCTATGCCTCACTGGCGCGGGGGGAAATTAACACGGGGGCGGAACGGGGTTAG
- a CDS encoding IS91 family transposase, with product MEANGREQIETIKIKQIFADHWEELKKTNLQKIPKDLVESVIESVEKMLKCGDPRYGYAKYICPECGKHQRVVGFSCKSRFCNRCGKIYIDNWVNKQVERIIDVGHRHTVFSIPQELRGKFYWHRELLKDLSDGVAEVIQYWYRNKSKKMGYEVGIITTIHTFGRNLGFNPHVHALVTEGAIDKFKNWKDVGYIPYNYLRKSWQKVMLGIIQKRFGREPGIKKLINELYRRYPKGFYVHAKNRMRDAKGAAEYIGRYLARPAIAESRIIGYDGEKVKFWYIDHRDEQRKEEELHALEFIGKLIMHIPKKHFKMVRRYGIYRRDLNKLAQKIVGLYKYLKTRIKSKLKPAAAKKQTWKERLIQSFGKNPLKCPSCKCEMELWVIWHPRYGYIYDAIVDMKKECVVEDGGQNRRNMGRRCNSISGRPRGQGTSQVSLSELWV from the coding sequence ATGGAAGCAAATGGTAGAGAGCAGATAGAGACAATTAAAATCAAGCAGATCTTTGCTGACCACTGGGAAGAACTTAAAAAAACTAATTTGCAAAAGATTCCCAAAGATCTAGTTGAGAGTGTCATAGAATCTGTTGAAAAGATGTTAAAGTGTGGTGACCCACGGTACGGCTATGCTAAGTATATTTGCCCGGAATGTGGCAAGCATCAAAGGGTTGTAGGATTTTCATGTAAGAGCCGGTTTTGTAATCGATGCGGTAAGATTTATATAGATAATTGGGTAAACAAACAGGTTGAAAGGATTATAGATGTAGGGCATCGCCACACGGTGTTTTCTATTCCCCAAGAATTAAGGGGTAAGTTTTATTGGCATAGAGAACTGCTAAAAGATCTGAGCGACGGAGTTGCAGAGGTAATTCAATACTGGTACAGGAACAAGTCCAAAAAAATGGGTTATGAAGTTGGTATAATTACAACAATTCATACCTTTGGACGTAATTTAGGTTTTAATCCTCACGTTCATGCCTTGGTAACGGAAGGTGCAATAGATAAGTTTAAGAATTGGAAAGACGTGGGGTATATTCCTTACAATTACTTAAGGAAAAGCTGGCAGAAAGTAATGCTGGGAATTATTCAAAAGAGATTTGGACGTGAGCCGGGGATAAAGAAGCTAATAAATGAATTATACCGTAGATATCCAAAAGGTTTTTACGTACATGCTAAAAATAGGATGAGAGATGCCAAGGGAGCGGCGGAATATATAGGCCGGTATTTAGCCCGGCCAGCAATAGCAGAGTCTAGAATAATTGGCTATGATGGTGAGAAGGTAAAGTTTTGGTATATTGATCATAGGGATGAACAAAGGAAAGAGGAAGAGCTGCATGCTCTCGAATTTATTGGGAAACTGATTATGCATATACCTAAAAAGCATTTCAAGATGGTCAGGCGATATGGCATTTACCGTCGTGATCTTAACAAATTGGCTCAAAAAATAGTAGGGCTTTATAAATACCTGAAAACGAGAATAAAAAGTAAGCTGAAGCCGGCCGCGGCAAAAAAACAGACGTGGAAAGAACGATTGATACAAAGTTTTGGTAAGAATCCCCTTAAGTGTCCAAGTTGCAAATGTGAGATGGAACTTTGGGTGATTTGGCATCCCCGTTATGGTTACATTTATGATGCCATTGTTGATATGAAGAAGGAGTGTGTTGTGGAGGATGGCGGGCAAAACAGACGAAATATGGGACGAAGATGTAATTCCATTTCAGGACGGCCCAGAGGACAGGGAACATCACAGGTATCGTTGTCAGAGTTGTGGGTTTAG
- the hypA gene encoding hydrogenase maturation nickel metallochaperone HypA, translating to MHELSVTKSVLQLVIKHAEANKVSKVVGVKLEIGEMRDIVEDLMQKCFLFMARGTVAEGAAVKINVIPLTCICRDCNEVFPVDSHKGFDNLSCPKCGGINLVPYTGQEFFIKEIDVV from the coding sequence GTGCATGAATTATCAGTCACCAAAAGTGTGTTGCAGCTTGTTATCAAGCATGCCGAAGCCAACAAAGTCAGCAAGGTAGTCGGTGTAAAGTTGGAAATCGGAGAGATGCGCGACATTGTGGAAGACCTGATGCAGAAATGCTTCCTGTTTATGGCGCGAGGTACGGTTGCCGAGGGTGCTGCTGTGAAGATCAATGTGATTCCCCTTACTTGTATTTGCCGGGACTGCAATGAAGTTTTTCCGGTCGATTCGCATAAAGGCTTTGATAATCTGTCCTGTCCGAAATGCGGCGGCATCAACCTTGTCCCTTATACCGGCCAGGAGTTTTTCATAAAAGAGATAGATGTGGTATAA
- a CDS encoding DUF6366 family protein produces MDLKGEQNKQDKRQIEEYKKHPMINFADSINRSMIGDLGALSKGGCLTKVIITVIIIGVLFILSRCS; encoded by the coding sequence GTGGATTTAAAAGGTGAACAAAATAAACAAGATAAACGGCAGATAGAAGAATATAAAAAACATCCAATGATTAATTTTGCAGATTCAATAAACCGTTCAATGATTGGAGATTTAGGGGCGTTATCAAAAGGTGGTTGCCTTACAAAGGTTATCATTACAGTTATAATTATTGGAGTATTATTTATTCTCTCACGATGCTCTTAA
- a CDS encoding AbrB/MazE/SpoVT family DNA-binding domain-containing protein has translation MPEVIQQVQKRMLISLSQIAKKLNIQEGDYIALEERDGGIFIKPVAWHDKSQEYFWSVAWQEKMKQSADALKEGRYKTFSNADELLEYLGEEKNADDNSN, from the coding sequence ATGCCAGAGGTCATACAGCAGGTACAAAAACGTATGCTTATCAGTCTGTCTCAGATTGCTAAAAAACTAAATATACAGGAAGGGGATTATATCGCCTTAGAGGAACGGGATGGGGGAATTTTTATCAAACCCGTTGCATGGCACGATAAAAGCCAAGAGTATTTTTGGTCTGTTGCTTGGCAGGAAAAAATGAAGCAAAGCGCTGACGCCTTAAAAGAAGGCCGATATAAAACATTTTCCAATGCCGACGAATTATTAGAGTACCTTGGGGAAGAAAAGAATGCCGACGATAATTCTAACTGA
- a CDS encoding ABC transporter ATP-binding protein — protein MSNKVLMKLKGITRTYLMGEVTVDALKETSLDIYEGELLVILGPSGSGKSTLLNIMGGMDLPSTGEVFFDGENLSRAAEGQLTAYRRQEVGFVFQFYNLIPDLTAGENVELAAGLVEGPLSVTEMLKEVGLATRIDHFPSQLSGGEQQRVAIARAAVKKPRLLLCDEPTGALDHLTGKLMLSLLQKVNREQGSTVVIVTHNTPISAMAQRIVRMSSGRISEIIENTSPLSPERIDW, from the coding sequence ATGAGTAATAAAGTGCTGATGAAGCTGAAAGGGATTACCAGGACCTACTTAATGGGCGAAGTCACCGTTGATGCCTTAAAAGAGACTTCTCTGGACATCTATGAGGGTGAGCTGCTGGTTATTCTTGGTCCCAGCGGTTCCGGCAAGAGCACTTTACTTAATATTATGGGCGGCATGGACCTGCCTTCAACCGGTGAAGTGTTCTTTGACGGTGAAAACTTGAGCCGCGCCGCGGAGGGCCAGTTGACGGCTTATAGACGACAGGAAGTGGGCTTTGTCTTTCAATTTTACAACCTGATCCCGGATCTGACCGCCGGGGAAAACGTTGAACTGGCGGCCGGACTGGTCGAAGGCCCGCTTTCGGTAACTGAGATGTTAAAGGAGGTGGGCCTGGCGACCAGGATTGATCACTTTCCATCTCAGTTGAGCGGCGGCGAACAGCAGCGGGTGGCCATCGCCCGCGCCGCTGTCAAGAAGCCCCGCCTGCTTTTATGCGACGAACCGACCGGGGCGCTGGATCACTTGACGGGCAAATTAATGCTCAGCCTGTTGCAAAAGGTCAACCGGGAGCAGGGCAGCACCGTGGTCATCGTCACCCACAACACCCCGATCAGCGCTATGGCGCAACGGATCGTGCGTATGAGCAGCGGCAGGATTTCGGAAATTATCGAGAACACGTCACCGCTGTCACCCGAAAGGATTGACTGGTAA
- a CDS encoding GbsR/MarR family transcriptional regulator, with translation MDTIESEKSRFIENMGLIFERSGVSKTLGRVFGCLLLAQRPKTLDEIAADLFFSKATASLTVRQGLALRLFEKVSMPGERKDLYRLRTISWINAMTDKINTLSEWETLVGQGFSLIDKSNRPALENLSAMKDYLDFLRWYLGDFEEQYGRWKKGQIIKNTAKEIRHE, from the coding sequence ATGGATACAATCGAATCAGAGAAATCACGCTTCATAGAGAATATGGGCTTAATTTTTGAACGCTCGGGAGTCTCCAAAACTCTGGGACGGGTTTTCGGCTGTTTGCTTCTGGCCCAACGGCCCAAAACTCTGGATGAGATTGCCGCAGATCTCTTCTTCAGCAAGGCTACAGCCTCCCTGACCGTACGGCAGGGGCTGGCCTTGCGTTTATTTGAGAAGGTGAGCATGCCGGGCGAGCGGAAAGACCTCTACCGGCTCAGGACAATCTCATGGATAAATGCAATGACCGATAAAATTAACACCTTGTCTGAGTGGGAAACACTGGTCGGGCAGGGCTTCAGTCTGATAGACAAAAGTAACCGTCCGGCCCTGGAGAACCTTTCGGCGATGAAAGACTACCTGGATTTTTTACGGTGGTATCTGGGAGATTTTGAGGAACAGTACGGGCGATGGAAAAAGGGCCAAATTATTAAAAACACCGCAAAGGAAATACGGCATGAGTAA